In Planctomycetota bacterium, a single genomic region encodes these proteins:
- a CDS encoding alpha/beta hydrolase: MSSDSLDASIQTSASRIGSRSPATWRRTLGRWLLLGLAVYLLIMGVLYFLQTRLIFPGSRFQGTREVQMAKPPLGAELVTLKSPADETIRALFAKALDGGGMVRADAARRPTILYFYGNGMALVDTLDEVDAFRRRGANVMVVDYLGFGMSGGRPSEQNCYATADAAYEWLANNPDVDRGRIIIAGWSLGSGVAADLASRKPAAGLMLFSAFTSVTDVASYHYPWLPVRWLLSYRFESVKKLPQVTCPILLAHGDQDTVVPYAMMGQLGAVCRPVTAITVPGVGHHDFWGHVEPAVLPAVARLIDQVAAP, from the coding sequence ATGTCGAGCGATTCTTTGGATGCGTCGATTCAAACCAGCGCTTCGCGCATCGGCTCGCGCTCGCCCGCCACGTGGCGGCGCACCCTCGGGCGCTGGTTGTTACTTGGCCTGGCGGTCTATCTATTGATCATGGGTGTCCTGTACTTCCTGCAAACGCGACTTATCTTTCCCGGCAGCCGCTTTCAAGGGACGCGCGAGGTGCAAATGGCCAAGCCGCCGCTGGGGGCGGAGCTGGTCACGCTGAAGTCACCCGCCGACGAAACCATCCGCGCCCTGTTCGCCAAGGCGCTCGATGGCGGCGGCATGGTCCGCGCCGATGCGGCGCGGCGGCCGACCATTCTGTACTTCTATGGCAATGGCATGGCGCTGGTCGACACGCTCGACGAAGTCGACGCCTTTCGCCGCCGCGGCGCCAACGTGATGGTCGTCGACTACCTGGGCTTTGGCATGAGCGGCGGTCGGCCGAGCGAGCAGAACTGCTACGCCACGGCGGACGCGGCCTATGAATGGCTCGCTAACAACCCGGACGTCGACCGCGGGCGGATCATCATCGCCGGTTGGAGCTTGGGCTCGGGCGTGGCCGCCGATCTGGCGTCGCGCAAACCCGCCGCGGGCTTGATGTTGTTCAGCGCGTTCACTTCGGTCACCGACGTGGCCAGTTATCATTACCCCTGGCTGCCGGTGCGCTGGTTGTTGAGCTATCGCTTTGAAAGCGTCAAAAAGTTGCCCCAAGTGACGTGCCCGATATTATTAGCCCATGGCGACCAAGACACGGTCGTTCCCTACGCGATGATGGGCCAGTTGGGGGCGGTCTGCCGGCCAGTGACCGCGATCACCGTGCCGGGGGTCGGCCATCACGACTTTTGGGGGCATGTCGAGCCCGCCGTCTTGCCGGCGGTGGCCCGCCTGATCGATCAAGTCGCGGCGCCGTAA
- a CDS encoding magnesium chelatase, translated as MKPKNLRELQAAGWQSKTIKAEVQANFMRMLSAGEELFPGIVGYENTVIPEINLALIAGHDMLLLGEKGQAKSRLMRALVRFLDPEVPYLDLPGCPVHEDPFRPITAQGRRALANRAPEDIPIAWWRREDRYAERLAPGTKFADIIGEIDPSKLAAGVSMSAEESLHFGLIPRMHRGIFAMNELPELDELVQVGLFNILEERDVQIRGFPIQFDLDVLVLFSANPATYNRSGKVIPQLKDRIGSVIHTHYPLARELGIQIVEQEAGFDLGGDFPVAVPYFMREVVEELTIAARRSKYIDHQSGVSARFSIANYRTMAASARQRGARLGERPAVPRISDLGHLHSSSLGKLELDMMGTHQMTEGQVLDALLAEAIKTVFEEYVERHGIEEIAQIFSQGVKIEVGDLLPSEAYVERLKRVPPAWEKAFEVNAASDPAMRASCVEFVLAGLWASDRISRAERHGRIVYDV; from the coding sequence ATGAAGCCTAAGAATCTGCGCGAACTGCAGGCCGCCGGTTGGCAGTCCAAGACAATCAAAGCCGAAGTCCAAGCTAACTTCATGCGGATGCTCTCCGCCGGCGAGGAGTTATTTCCGGGCATCGTCGGCTATGAGAACACGGTCATCCCCGAGATCAATCTGGCCCTGATCGCCGGGCACGACATGCTGTTGTTGGGCGAGAAGGGGCAAGCCAAGAGCCGGCTGATGCGCGCGCTGGTCCGGTTTCTTGATCCCGAGGTGCCGTACTTGGACTTGCCGGGCTGCCCGGTCCACGAGGATCCCTTCCGGCCGATCACCGCGCAAGGCCGCCGCGCGCTGGCGAATCGCGCGCCCGAGGACATTCCGATTGCCTGGTGGCGGCGCGAAGATCGATATGCCGAGCGCCTGGCCCCTGGGACCAAGTTCGCCGACATCATCGGCGAAATCGACCCGTCCAAACTGGCCGCCGGGGTCAGTATGTCGGCCGAGGAATCGTTGCACTTCGGGCTGATTCCGCGGATGCATCGAGGCATTTTCGCGATGAACGAATTGCCTGAATTGGACGAGCTGGTGCAAGTGGGGCTGTTCAATATTCTGGAAGAACGCGACGTGCAAATCCGCGGCTTCCCGATCCAGTTCGACCTCGACGTGTTGGTGCTGTTTAGCGCGAACCCAGCCACGTACAACCGGAGCGGTAAGGTCATTCCACAGCTTAAAGACCGGATCGGCTCGGTGATTCACACCCACTATCCACTGGCCCGCGAGTTGGGCATTCAGATTGTCGAACAGGAGGCGGGCTTCGACCTGGGGGGCGACTTCCCGGTGGCGGTGCCGTACTTTATGCGCGAAGTGGTCGAAGAGCTGACCATCGCGGCCCGGCGCAGTAAGTACATCGATCACCAGTCGGGCGTGAGCGCCCGGTTCTCGATCGCCAACTATCGGACCATGGCCGCCAGCGCGCGGCAGCGCGGGGCGCGACTGGGCGAACGGCCGGCCGTGCCGCGGATCAGCGACCTGGGACACCTGCACTCGTCGTCGCTCGGCAAGCTGGAACTCGACATGATGGGGACGCACCAGATGACCGAGGGGCAGGTGCTCGACGCCTTGCTGGCCGAAGCGATCAAGACGGTGTTCGAAGAATATGTCGAACGGCATGGCATCGAAGAGATCGCCCAGATCTTCAGCCAGGGAGTCAAGATCGAAGTCGGCGACCTGCTGCCCAGCGAGGCGTATGTCGAGCGATTGAAGCGTGTGCCGCCGGCTTGGGAGAAAGCGTTCGAGGTGAACGCGGCCAGCGACCCAGCCATGCGGGCGAGTTGCGTTGAGTTCGTGCTGGCCGGACTGTGGGCCAGCGATAGGATTTCGAGGGCCGAACGTCACGGGCGGATTGTGTACGATGTTTGA
- a CDS encoding tetratricopeptide repeat protein — translation MRSPRQVFRRAISLVILSVATCVLATSARAQGLDKDSWVGVKIMPKLNAQIGVDNRVLNTLAWRLPYTVQDVEGYYLYVGEQQKGWIHRRDALTLDEAPRYYTGLINDGEQLSWALNNRAAVWTFKGEFDLAIADYNDEMRLNPGPIAYNNRGYTYYRKGDYDRAINDFNQALRQEPNHRLALCNRGASYQQKGDYEAAMADYNQAIRASPNFTIAYALRGHVWRAKQEYDRATLDYQRAFDLDKNCIEAYAGSAWIRAACPDEVYRDAAKALNNATKACELTEFNDPEKLDALAAAQAESGDFAAAQQTLKKALEYCFAYPTAVSKIKAHAELYRAGKPCRE, via the coding sequence ATGCGTTCGCCACGCCAGGTTTTCCGTCGCGCTATCTCGCTGGTGATCTTGTCCGTCGCGACTTGCGTGCTGGCCACCTCGGCGCGCGCCCAGGGGCTTGATAAAGACTCTTGGGTTGGCGTCAAGATCATGCCCAAGCTCAACGCGCAAATCGGCGTCGACAATCGCGTGCTCAACACGCTCGCCTGGCGATTGCCCTACACGGTGCAAGACGTCGAAGGGTACTACCTCTATGTCGGCGAGCAGCAAAAGGGGTGGATTCACCGTCGCGACGCGCTGACGCTCGACGAAGCGCCGCGCTATTACACCGGGCTCATCAACGACGGCGAGCAGCTTTCCTGGGCGTTGAACAATCGCGCGGCCGTATGGACCTTCAAGGGGGAATTCGACCTGGCCATCGCCGACTACAACGACGAAATGCGGCTCAACCCGGGACCGATCGCCTATAACAACCGCGGCTACACGTACTATCGCAAGGGAGATTACGACCGGGCCATCAACGATTTCAACCAGGCCCTGCGACAAGAGCCGAACCATCGTCTTGCCCTGTGCAATCGCGGCGCGTCGTACCAACAAAAAGGGGACTACGAAGCGGCCATGGCCGACTACAATCAAGCGATCCGCGCCTCGCCGAACTTCACCATCGCCTACGCTCTGCGCGGCCATGTCTGGCGGGCCAAGCAGGAATATGACCGCGCCACGCTCGATTATCAGCGGGCGTTCGACTTGGACAAGAACTGCATTGAAGCGTACGCAGGCTCGGCCTGGATTCGCGCCGCCTGCCCCGACGAAGTCTATCGCGACGCGGCCAAGGCGCTGAACAACGCCACCAAGGCTTGTGAACTAACCGAGTTCAACGATCCGGAAAAGCTCGACGCCCTGGCGGCCGCGCAAGCCGAGTCGGGCGACTTCGCCGCGGCGCAGCAAACCCTGAAAAAGGCGCTCGAATACTGCTTCGCCTACCCAACCGCCGTCAGCAAGATCAAAGCACACGCGGAGCTATATCGAGCGGGTAAGCCGTGTCGGGAGTGA
- a CDS encoding twin-arginine translocation signal domain-containing protein, producing MNRRHFMGLAAALTGGAALGCKSGKQFAEVRDPNKQDMVGSHTAGVETFKPLVEGATAKLLARHSSHVMPAGATELPPPAKRICFVAVENKSSEEIGDFKDQIYQIIDQRIVDSHVFQPINKRFVDAGLIQTRLRPDQLFVPQNMGAFAAAMQQQGQPFDYLLYATLTSGTTRENKDYQRDYLLTLEMIDIGSGTYDKESETLSKGYYHSRPAKWLSLTGLKH from the coding sequence ATGAATCGACGACACTTCATGGGCCTGGCCGCCGCGCTGACCGGCGGCGCCGCGTTGGGCTGTAAGAGCGGCAAGCAATTCGCCGAGGTCCGCGATCCGAACAAGCAAGACATGGTCGGCAGCCACACGGCCGGCGTCGAGACCTTCAAGCCGCTGGTCGAAGGGGCCACGGCCAAGTTGCTGGCGCGGCACAGTTCGCATGTGATGCCGGCCGGGGCCACCGAGTTGCCGCCGCCGGCCAAGCGGATTTGCTTCGTCGCCGTCGAGAACAAAAGCTCGGAAGAGATCGGCGACTTCAAGGACCAGATCTACCAGATCATTGATCAACGAATCGTCGACTCGCACGTCTTCCAGCCGATCAACAAGCGTTTCGTCGACGCCGGTCTGATCCAGACGCGCTTGCGTCCCGATCAACTCTTTGTGCCCCAGAACATGGGGGCGTTCGCCGCCGCCATGCAGCAGCAAGGCCAGCCGTTCGATTACCTGCTGTACGCCACGCTGACCTCGGGGACCACGCGCGAGAACAAGGACTATCAGCGTGACTACCTGCTGACGCTCGAGATGATCGATATCGGCTCCGGCACCTACGACAAGGAATCCGAGACGCTCAGCAAGGGCTATTACCACTCGCGGCCGGCCAAGTGGCTGAGCCTGACGGGTCTAAAGCACTAA
- a CDS encoding (deoxy)nucleoside triphosphate pyrophosphohydrolase, with product MPRVEIAIAVVERDGQFLIGQRPAGVALAGMWEFPGGKIKPGETPAQAAARECLEEAGLAVCVAGEYPQAEHDYAHADVRLHFLRCQVVEPAAVPREPFRWVARQQLADYEFPPANAKLIEQLLSS from the coding sequence ATGCCACGTGTCGAAATCGCTATCGCAGTCGTCGAGCGCGACGGCCAATTCCTGATTGGCCAGCGGCCAGCCGGTGTGGCCCTGGCGGGCATGTGGGAGTTTCCTGGCGGCAAGATCAAGCCCGGCGAAACGCCGGCCCAGGCCGCCGCGCGTGAATGCCTGGAAGAAGCGGGCCTCGCGGTTTGCGTCGCTGGGGAATATCCCCAGGCCGAGCATGACTACGCTCACGCCGACGTCAGGCTGCATTTCTTGCGCTGCCAGGTCGTCGAGCCGGCCGCCGTGCCACGCGAGCCGTTCCGTTGGGTCGCGCGCCAGCAACTGGCTGACTACGAGTTCCCACCGGCGAACGCCAAGCTCATTGAGCAGTTGCTGTCGAGCTAG
- the mutM gene encoding bifunctional DNA-formamidopyrimidine glycosylase/DNA-(apurinic or apyrimidinic site) lyase — translation MPELPEVETMCRGIRSLVGGTVVAVAKPRCACRPISIRPALPRIARRIEGQTIAAIERLGKRVILRFASDDRLVIEPRMTGLVLLAEPPDQDHLRLSLTVECPTKNGRVQPKEMLFWDRRGLGTARLVSPAEFARDYGERLGPDALQITADELQERLHWSRRAIKVALLDQAAVAGIGNLYASEILHLAGIHPAMRCDRLRAANWPPLQAAIRAILTKAIRYEGSTLADGTYRNALNQDGGYQNHHRVYDRADEPCKRCRTAVVRIVQAQRSTFFCPECQPRSAKR, via the coding sequence ATGCCCGAGTTGCCTGAAGTTGAAACGATGTGCCGGGGGATTCGCTCCCTGGTCGGCGGGACGGTCGTGGCTGTGGCCAAGCCCCGCTGCGCATGCCGGCCGATCTCGATCCGCCCGGCGCTGCCACGAATCGCGCGCCGCATCGAGGGACAAACGATCGCCGCCATCGAACGTCTGGGCAAGCGGGTGATCCTTCGCTTTGCCAGCGACGACCGGTTGGTAATCGAGCCGCGGATGACCGGGCTGGTGCTGCTGGCCGAACCGCCCGATCAGGATCATCTGCGCCTGTCCCTGACGGTCGAGTGCCCGACCAAGAATGGCCGCGTGCAACCGAAAGAGATGCTGTTCTGGGACCGGCGCGGGCTGGGGACCGCGCGACTGGTCTCGCCCGCGGAGTTTGCACGCGACTACGGCGAGCGACTGGGCCCCGATGCACTGCAAATCACGGCCGATGAGTTACAGGAGCGCTTGCACTGGAGCCGCCGGGCGATCAAAGTCGCGTTGCTCGATCAGGCCGCCGTGGCCGGAATCGGCAATCTATATGCGTCCGAGATTCTGCACCTGGCGGGCATTCACCCCGCGATGCGCTGCGACCGGCTGCGCGCCGCCAACTGGCCGCCGTTGCAAGCGGCGATTCGCGCGATCCTGACCAAGGCGATTCGCTATGAGGGCTCGACCCTCGCGGACGGCACCTACCGCAACGCCCTGAACCAGGATGGTGGCTATCAAAACCACCATCGGGTTTACGACCGAGCCGATGAGCCATGCAAGCGGTGCCGAACGGCGGTCGTGCGCATCGTCCAGGCGCAGCGGAGCACGTTCTTCTGTCCCGAGTGCCAGCCACGGAGTGCGAAGCGCTAA
- the trpB gene encoding tryptophan synthase subunit beta — MAPPSTAAVKTAGPAQASVPDLAGRFGTFGGRYVPETLTRALDELSVAYEAALADTKFKAELDGLYRDYVGRPSPLLFAGRLTKLAGGAQIYLKREDLNHTGAHKINNTLGQALLTMRMGKKRVIAETGAGQHGVATATACAKFGLQCIVYMGEEDIRRQKLNVFSMRLMGAEVRPVSSGSRTLRDAINEAMRDWMSSVETTHYILGSVVGPHPFPRIVRDFQSVIGRETIEQSRQKIGRLPNVVVACVGGGSNAAGMFYPFVEHRDVELVGVEAGGRSVKPGDHAAPLSFGEPGVLHGSYSYVMQDEDGQTCDVHSVSAGLDYPGVGPEHSYWKDTGRVRYTYCQDQDALAAFDKLARNEGILPALESSHAVAKGLEIAAQRKPDEVVVICLSGRGDKDAFEVARLRGESIG; from the coding sequence ATGGCCCCCCCGTCGACTGCTGCCGTGAAGACCGCTGGCCCCGCCCAGGCGTCCGTCCCCGACCTCGCCGGGCGTTTTGGAACATTCGGTGGCCGCTATGTGCCCGAGACGCTGACTCGCGCGCTCGATGAGTTGTCGGTAGCCTACGAGGCGGCCTTGGCCGACACGAAGTTCAAAGCCGAACTCGACGGGCTCTATCGCGACTATGTCGGCCGGCCGTCGCCGCTGTTGTTCGCGGGGCGACTGACCAAGTTGGCGGGCGGCGCGCAAATCTATTTGAAGCGCGAAGACCTGAACCACACCGGCGCGCACAAGATCAACAACACGCTGGGCCAGGCGCTGTTGACCATGCGGATGGGCAAAAAGCGGGTCATCGCCGAAACCGGCGCCGGCCAGCACGGCGTGGCCACGGCCACGGCCTGTGCCAAGTTCGGGCTCCAGTGCATCGTCTACATGGGCGAGGAAGACATCCGCCGGCAAAAGCTGAATGTGTTTAGCATGCGCTTGATGGGGGCCGAGGTGCGGCCGGTGTCGAGCGGCTCGCGCACCTTGCGCGACGCCATTAACGAAGCGATGCGCGACTGGATGTCGTCGGTCGAGACGACGCATTACATCCTGGGCTCGGTCGTCGGGCCCCATCCGTTCCCGCGGATCGTCCGCGATTTTCAGTCGGTGATCGGCCGCGAGACGATTGAACAATCGCGACAGAAAATCGGCCGGCTGCCGAACGTGGTCGTGGCCTGTGTCGGCGGCGGCAGCAACGCCGCTGGCATGTTCTATCCGTTCGTCGAGCATCGTGACGTTGAATTGGTCGGCGTCGAGGCCGGTGGCCGCTCGGTCAAGCCGGGCGATCATGCCGCGCCGCTGTCGTTCGGCGAGCCGGGCGTGCTGCACGGCAGCTACAGCTACGTGATGCAAGACGAGGACGGCCAGACTTGCGACGTACACAGCGTCTCGGCCGGGCTCGACTATCCCGGGGTCGGTCCGGAGCACAGTTATTGGAAGGACACCGGCCGCGTCCGTTACACCTATTGCCAGGATCAAGACGCCCTGGCGGCCTTTGACAAGCTGGCCCGCAACGAGGGGATCTTACCAGCGCTGGAAAGCTCGCACGCTGTGGCCAAGGGGTTGGAAATCGCGGCCCAGCGCAAGCCCGACGAAGTGGTCGTCATTTGCTTATCGGGGCGCGGCGATAAAGACGCCTTTGAAGTGGCGCGGTTGCGCGGCGAGAGTATCGGCTGA
- the accC gene encoding acetyl-CoA carboxylase biotin carboxylase subunit, translating to MFKRILIANRGEIALRVIRACREMNIETVCIFSEADRGAQYLDLATEAICVGPAKGIESYLKIDRVISAAEIGNVQAIHPGYGFLSENAHFNEVCRSCNIEFIGPSHEAMRALGDKNTAKQIARAAGVPCVPGSPGLINDEAEAMRIAHEIGFPVLIKATAGGGGKGMRVASNDLTLKSAMQQAQTEAQAAFGNAGIYLEKYVEQPRHIEVQIIADHHGNVCHLWERDCTMQRRHQKVVEEAPGPHLDPVVRKNICDAAVRLVREANYTNAGTVEFIVDKHGNFYFIEVNARIQVEHPVTELVTGVDLIKTQIRVAAGEKLPFEQKDIKVNGVAMECRINAEDPDKNFQPSPGKITQMFIPGGLGVRFDSHAHAGYTVSPYYDSMIGKLIVHQKTRADAVACMQRALSELRIEGIKTTVPRLKEILAHSAFIEGNVDTKFIERTWVS from the coding sequence ATGTTCAAACGGATCCTGATCGCCAACCGCGGTGAAATTGCCCTGCGTGTGATTCGCGCCTGTCGCGAAATGAACATCGAAACCGTCTGCATCTTCAGCGAGGCGGATCGAGGGGCCCAGTATCTCGACCTGGCCACCGAGGCGATTTGCGTCGGGCCCGCCAAGGGGATCGAAAGCTACCTGAAGATCGATCGCGTGATCAGCGCCGCCGAAATCGGCAACGTCCAGGCCATTCATCCCGGCTACGGCTTCTTGTCCGAGAACGCCCACTTCAACGAAGTATGCCGGAGTTGCAACATTGAGTTCATCGGCCCGTCGCACGAAGCGATGCGGGCGCTCGGCGACAAGAACACCGCCAAGCAGATCGCCCGCGCGGCCGGCGTGCCCTGCGTGCCGGGAAGCCCAGGCCTGATCAACGACGAAGCCGAAGCGATGCGCATCGCCCACGAAATCGGCTTTCCGGTGCTGATCAAGGCCACGGCCGGCGGCGGCGGCAAGGGAATGCGCGTGGCGTCAAACGATCTGACGCTGAAGTCAGCCATGCAACAGGCCCAGACCGAGGCCCAGGCCGCCTTTGGCAACGCGGGCATCTACCTGGAAAAGTACGTCGAGCAGCCGCGGCACATCGAGGTGCAGATCATCGCCGACCACCACGGCAACGTCTGTCACTTGTGGGAACGCGATTGCACCATGCAGCGCCGCCATCAGAAGGTGGTCGAAGAAGCGCCGGGGCCCCACTTGGACCCGGTGGTCCGCAAGAACATCTGCGACGCGGCCGTCCGATTGGTGCGCGAGGCGAACTACACCAACGCCGGCACGGTTGAGTTCATCGTCGACAAGCACGGCAATTTCTACTTCATCGAAGTCAACGCCCGCATCCAGGTCGAGCATCCGGTGACTGAGTTGGTGACCGGCGTGGACCTGATCAAGACGCAAATCCGCGTGGCGGCCGGCGAGAAGTTGCCCTTCGAGCAAAAGGACATCAAGGTCAACGGCGTGGCTATGGAGTGCCGCATCAACGCTGAGGATCCCGACAAGAACTTCCAGCCTTCGCCGGGCAAGATCACCCAGATGTTCATCCCTGGCGGGCTCGGCGTACGGTTCGACTCACATGCCCACGCCGGCTACACGGTGTCGCCGTACTACGATTCGATGATCGGCAAGTTGATCGTCCACCAGAAGACGCGCGCCGACGCGGTGGCCTGCATGCAGCGAGCGTTGAGCGAGCTGCGGATCGAAGGAATCAAAACCACGGTGCCGCGGCTCAAGGAAATCTTGGCCCACTCGGCGTTCATCGAAGGGAACGTCGACACCAAGTTCATCGAACGGACGTGGGTGTCGTAG
- the accB gene encoding acetyl-CoA carboxylase biotin carboxyl carrier protein, producing the protein MANSTPGNSGDISDVRRLRRLVELMNENDLNEIDLRDGETRIRLRKRQDQVVTSYAVAPPAASAAPAARPAASAPDAPASDANLLTIKSPMVGTFYGSANPDSPAFVKVGDHVGPDTTVCIIEAMKVFNEIPAEVSGKVVAVLAKNNDPVEFGQPLFKIDPK; encoded by the coding sequence ATGGCCAATTCAACGCCCGGAAACTCGGGTGACATTTCCGATGTGCGCCGGCTGCGACGTCTGGTCGAGCTGATGAACGAAAACGATTTGAACGAGATCGACCTCCGCGACGGCGAAACGCGGATTCGCTTGCGCAAGCGGCAAGACCAGGTCGTCACGAGCTACGCCGTGGCCCCGCCGGCCGCCAGCGCCGCTCCGGCCGCGCGCCCCGCGGCCAGCGCTCCCGATGCGCCCGCCAGTGATGCGAATCTGTTGACCATCAAGAGCCCGATGGTCGGCACGTTCTACGGCTCGGCCAATCCCGATAGCCCCGCCTTTGTCAAAGTCGGCGACCACGTCGGCCCCGATACCACGGTATGCATCATCGAGGCCATGAAGGTCTTCAACGAAATCCCGGCCGAAGTCTCGGGCAAGGTCGTGGCCGTGCTGGCCAAGAACAACGATCCGGTCGAGTTCGGCCAGCCGCTGTTCAAGATCGATCCCAAGTAA
- the larB gene encoding nickel pincer cofactor biosynthesis protein LarB, with amino-acid sequence MTAEPLPGGRTADVGEAKVDLDRRRRCGYPEVIYGAGKTAATLEKIIDAQLAHGDEVFATRINASQAEVIVARHPTARYNATARTLRVPALATAAKEAKPAKVTGRVAIVSAGSSDLPVAEEARETAAWMGCETVEIVDVGVAGPHRLPEQLDKLLSADAIVVVAGMEGALPSVVAGYVACPVIAVPTSVGYGANFGGVAALLSMLNSCAANVAVVNIDAGFKGGYLAAMIAQRKHH; translated from the coding sequence ATGACCGCTGAACCGTTGCCGGGGGGGCGCACCGCGGACGTGGGCGAGGCCAAGGTCGATCTCGACCGGCGGCGGCGCTGTGGTTATCCCGAGGTGATCTATGGCGCCGGCAAGACGGCGGCCACGCTCGAAAAGATCATCGACGCGCAACTGGCCCACGGGGACGAAGTGTTCGCCACGCGGATCAACGCATCGCAGGCCGAAGTGATCGTCGCCCGCCATCCCACGGCCCGCTACAACGCCACGGCCCGGACGTTGCGTGTACCGGCCCTGGCCACCGCCGCCAAGGAAGCCAAGCCCGCGAAGGTTACCGGCCGCGTGGCGATTGTTTCGGCTGGCTCGTCCGACCTGCCCGTGGCCGAAGAGGCCCGCGAGACGGCAGCCTGGATGGGTTGCGAAACGGTCGAGATCGTCGACGTCGGCGTGGCCGGCCCTCACCGGCTGCCCGAGCAGTTGGACAAGTTGTTGAGCGCCGACGCGATTGTGGTCGTGGCGGGCATGGAGGGGGCGCTGCCCAGCGTAGTGGCGGGCTATGTCGCCTGTCCGGTGATCGCGGTGCCGACCAGCGTGGGCTACGGAGCGAACTTTGGGGGCGTGGCGGCGCTATTAAGCATGCTCAATAGTTGCGCCGCGAATGTGGCCGTGGTGAATATCGACGCGGGGTTCAAGGGGGGCTACCTGGCGGCGATGATTGCCCAGCGCAAGCACCACTGA
- a CDS encoding phosphatase PAP2 family protein, protein MDRQQPNTAAVAHLSLCGRWWIWCAALAAASAVALWFDVPLARWSIDESSFRFLAGLFHVAETFGNGIGVVIIVVAVAMLDPAARRSIGWLLGASIGSGLAADLLKLLIGRMRPRHWLDPRQNLSPEALDTFVGWLPFGQGGSGLQSFPSAHTATAVGLALGLSAIYPRGRVLFFALAALVAAQRVTSDAHHLSDVLAGAAVACLIAPWCVGKLRMMNAEC, encoded by the coding sequence ATGGATCGACAGCAGCCAAATACCGCCGCCGTTGCTCACTTGTCGCTCTGCGGGCGATGGTGGATCTGGTGCGCCGCGCTCGCGGCAGCTTCGGCGGTGGCGCTGTGGTTCGATGTGCCGCTGGCCCGTTGGTCGATCGACGAAAGCTCGTTCCGCTTTCTCGCCGGGCTGTTCCACGTGGCCGAGACGTTCGGCAACGGGATTGGTGTGGTGATCATCGTCGTGGCGGTGGCCATGCTCGACCCGGCCGCCCGGCGGTCGATTGGTTGGCTGCTCGGCGCCTCGATCGGCTCGGGACTGGCGGCTGATCTGCTCAAGCTGTTGATCGGTCGGATGCGGCCGCGGCATTGGCTCGACCCGCGGCAGAATCTCTCGCCCGAGGCGCTCGACACGTTCGTCGGCTGGCTCCCTTTTGGCCAAGGGGGAAGCGGCCTGCAAAGCTTTCCCTCGGCCCATACCGCGACGGCCGTCGGGCTGGCCCTGGGATTGTCGGCGATTTATCCCCGTGGGCGGGTTCTGTTTTTCGCGCTGGCGGCCTTGGTGGCGGCCCAGCGTGTCACCAGCGACGCGCATCATCTGAGCGATGTGCTGGCCGGCGCGGCCGTGGCGTGCCTGATCGCGCCGTGGTGCGTGGGGAAGCTGCGAATGATGAATGCTGAGTGCTGA